A window of [Clostridium] innocuum genomic DNA:
GGATCGCACCCGGCCGTTTTTCCTCATGTCCTCCTTTGTTCGTCCGCATCAGCCCTTAGATCCTCCTAAAGCATATTTTGATATGTATAAGGATAAAGAGCTTCGCTCACCGGCTAGCGGTGACTGGGATCCGCAAAACGGAGCAGGTGCGGCTGGCAGAATTTCAGACTCCATATACGGCTGCTGTGATGCTGCTATGCGAAAGGATGCCATGGCCGGCTACTATGCGGCAATCACCCATGTTGACCATCAGCTGGGCCGCATCCTGACAACGCTGAAGGAAGACGGCGTCTATGACGATACCATCATCTTGTTTACCAGTGATCACGGAGAGATGCTGTTTGACCATAATTTATGGCGCAAGGTCTTTCCATATGAAGGAAGCACCCATATTCCGTTCCTTGTGCATATCGGTAAGCATATAGCGGATATCGTACCACATACTGTCAATGGCATTACGGAGCTGCGCGATGTCATGCCGACGCTGCTGGATCTGTGCGGGCTGCAAATCCCCCATACGGTGGATGGATGCTCTTTGAAGGATTGTATCCTGCAGGAAGCTGAATCTGTGCGAAGCTATCTGCACGGAGAACACAGCTTTCACGATAAGCTCTCCAATCACTATATCGTTACTCAACAGGATAAATTTATATGGTACAGTGAAACAGGCGAGGAACAGTATTTTGACCTGAGCCGGGATCCGCAGGAAACACACAACGCCATCCTGGATGAGGAGTATCAGTCACGTATAAGCGAGCTTCGTGGCATCCTCATTCAAACACTAGAGAATCGAGAGGAAGGGTTTAGCGACGGCACCAGACTGATCTGCCGCAAGGCACAGGACATCCTACAGAATGTGCATGATTACTAACCGCAGGAAACTGCGGTTTTTTTATGCCCTGGGCAACCTGCTGTTGATACATACAGCAGTATGATGGATAACGTGCTGCATATCTGTTTACCTTGAAGACCTCACCCTCATGATAAAGTCCAAGAGCCAATGCAGCCACAATAAAAAAACAGGCGGCATGCATATGAATGGAAAGCACAGGCAGCCTCCTGTACAAAGCATGAGTAGACAAGAGTCGGGTATTCCATTGTACGGATAACATCCAAGAAGGTCTGCGCCGATATGGGTTCCTTCTTACTTTAGGTGTTGGAAAAGGGAGAATTCAACTTCTATTGATAATTACAATAGTGTTACATTCTCCCTTTTTTAAATTTACCCTCAGTTGAGTAAGAACTTCGATATCATCACAGACATTTTCCAGCTTTCCTACGCATGGAAACTGAAGCACATGGTATCCGAGCGTTTCTACCGTCCTTTTTTTACCGGATTTTTCGGCTTGTAAATACGGAAGATAACTCCCTCTGCCATATTCTCTCCGACAACCTCATAGCCATTGGCACTGACAACCTTTGCCACAATCGACAGACCCAGACCGAATTTTCCGCCCTTTCCCATCTCATACGGCTTAAACAGCACCTTCAGGCGATCCTCATCCATACAAGGTCCGTCATTGGAAATGGTCAGACCCTCTTCCTCACTCAGATGGATATCAATCGTTGTTTTCGCATACCGCAATGCATTTTCAATAATATTCTCCACGACTACGCGCCACGGCTCTGCCAGTCCGTCAAAGTAAACCTCCTCTAGATTTGTCAGGATCTGAATATCCGAGCGGATGAA
This region includes:
- a CDS encoding arylsulfatase; the encoded protein is MKQNVNVLLIVCDQFRGDALSFANHPDVKTPYLDSLAAAGVFFSHAYSATPSCIPARAALMTGRSQKRHGRVGYLDEVEWRYQHYMAEEFSNSGYQTQCIGKMHVHPPRLTCGFQNLQLHDGYLGCYRSLDIPHWMHQDVSDDYLQDLRNVLGEDADINTSGAECNSWVTHPWIYEERLHPTNWVADKSIRFLKTRDRTRPFFLMSSFVRPHQPLDPPKAYFDMYKDKELRSPASGDWDPQNGAGAAGRISDSIYGCCDAAMRKDAMAGYYAAITHVDHQLGRILTTLKEDGVYDDTIILFTSDHGEMLFDHNLWRKVFPYEGSTHIPFLVHIGKHIADIVPHTVNGITELRDVMPTLLDLCGLQIPHTVDGCSLKDCILQEAESVRSYLHGEHSFHDKLSNHYIVTQQDKFIWYSETGEEQYFDLSRDPQETHNAILDEEYQSRISELRGILIQTLENREEGFSDGTRLICRKAQDILQNVHDY